The Apibacter raozihei DNA segment CTATCATAATATCCGCATCCTCTATACCCATAGGATCGGTAGGCACTTCTGCCGTTCCTATTTTTGAAACCACATGAAGCACCTCCGAAAAATTTTCTTTTAAAATTTTCTCTGCTTTGGTAGTGGTTTGTATACTTTCGGTTAAAGAACTTCCCGGCTGTATACTCATCTGCATAGCAATATCTCCTTCTTGTAATGTGGGAACAAACTCTGAGCCCATTTTCATGAACACGATAACAAAGATTACCCAAACAATAACAATTGCACTTACTATAGTATAAGGTATTTTTAAAACTCTATCTAACACGGGTACGTAAAGTAACTTCAACTTATTCATAATCTTATCCGCAAAGGTTACTTTATGAACAATATTCTTTTTAAGAAATATTGTTGTCATTACAGGCACATAGGTAAGTGATAATATAAAGGCTCCTAAGATTGCAAAACTAACCGCTAAGGCCATAGGACGGAACATTTTCCCCTCAATTCCGGTCAAAGTCATGATTGGCACAAAAACAAGAATAATAATCATGATACCGAATGCAGCTGATTTATATATTTCACCTGCAGTATTGCCTATTACCTCATCCATTTGTTTCTGGGTCAGTTTTTTCCCGACATAACCTGTATATAGTACATGTATAACGCTTTCTATAATAATTATGGCGCCGTCAACTACAATTCCAAAGTCCATAGCTCCTAGGGAGAGTAAATTAGCCGAAACACCAAAGGCATCCATCATGGTTAATGCAAAAAGTAATGACAACGGAATCACAGAGGCTACTATCAAGCCTGCTCTTAGATTACCCAAAAGTAAAATCAAAACAAATATAACAATAAGCCCTCCTTCAATTAGGTTTTTTGTAACTGTAGATATGGTTTTATCAATTAATTTTGCTCTATCCAGATATTCATAAATATCTATTCCTTCCGGAAGATTTTTTTCTATCTGGGCAACTCGTCGTTTTACATTTTCAACAGTTTTATAAGAATCAGCGCCCTTAAGCATTAATGTTATACCTCCAACAACCTCTCCTTTCCCATCCATAGTCATCGCTCCAAATCTTTGGGCAGAACCTATTTTTATTTCAGCTATATCAGATATTTTTACCGGTACGGTTTCATTTACCGATACTACTACATTTTCAATGTCCTGAAAATTTTTAAGCATTCCTTCCGTACGTATATAAAACAGATTGTGTTTTTGCTCTATATATCCAGAACCCGAATTTTGGTTATTGCTTTCTAAAGCGGTATAAACATCTTCTAAAGTAAGATTATAACTTTGTAAAGCCACCGGATTTATGGAAACTTCATACTCTTTTACTTTTCCGCCAAAGCTCGAAATTTCAATAATACCTTCTACTCCGCTTAACTGACGTTTAATTATCCAGTCCTGAATAGTTCTTAACTTTTCTGTATCGTACTGATTTTCGTACCCAGGTTTTATTCTAATTACATATTGATAAATTTCTCCTAAACCTGTAGTTATAGGCATAAGCTGAGGTTCTCCTAAACCCGAAGGAATGTCTTCTTTAGCAATATCGATCTGTTCTTTTACCAGTTGTCGTGCCTGAAGTGTCGGTGTACTTTCTTTAAATACAACGGTTATGATAGATAAACCAAATCTTGATATGGATCTGACCTGGGTAGTCCCCGGTATATTTCTGAGCTGAGATTCTAAGGGAAATGTAATGAGCTGTTCTACTTCCTGTGGTGCCAGTGTAGGCGATGTTGTTACTACCTGTACCTGATTGTTGGTTATATCCGGAGTGGCATCTATCGCTATATCTTTCACAGAATAAATCCCGCCTATAAGTAAGGCTAACGTGCCTACAATAACTAATAACTTGTTTTGTATAGATAATTCAATAATTTTTTTAAACATAAATTCTGTATTTTTTTATGGTTAACATAAAACTTATACTACTTGATTCTATGGTAAAATTAAAATTAACAAAATGCAATTCAATTGCAAATCAACATATTAACATCTTAATTATACTGATTTATATATAAATATTTAATCAGATTTTAATTTATTAAGACTTATTTGTTTATTGAATAAATGGATACAATTATATAAGAGCTATACTTGTAAATAATAAAAATATTCAATTTTAATTTTATCTCAAATAGTAGATATTACAATATTTACCTCGTTATTTATAATGATAAAATTGTAATTTATATCAATAGAATTATATGCTGGGTGGAGCCCTTAATCCGCAACCTAAATCATTTTCTACGGATGAGTAATTGAAGTTATAATAAAATGTATGAGCTACTTTTTCAGGATCTTTCAGCTGAAATTTTAACAGAGATAATACTTCAGGTACCTGAAATATAATTATCGGATTAAAATTATACTCGAAATTAGATACCCTAAAGTTTTCTAAATGTTTTTCCCCCAAATTAACATGCTTAATGATGTCTTCAAATTTATCGAAAAGATTAGCAAATGAATCCTCATCTGAATCTGCAAAGAAACACTCGTGAATAATATTTTCCAACTGGGCTTTGTGTTGATGGGGTATAACCGTATGCGCCAATATGATAATAGTGGCAATAGTCATTGATATGTTTCTAATCAACTTCACAACTTTGCAAAGATAATTAAAAATTGAAAGCCAAATATAATTTGGCTTTTATTTATAAGAAATTGTATTTTATTATTAATTTAAATATCTATTCTATTGTACTGAGTTTTTTATAGTATGCTTTTTAAACTTTCTTTCCAATCCGGAACAGATACTCCAAAGGTTGTCTTAATTTTAGTTTTATCCAACAAGCTATATTTAGGTCTTTCTGCGGGAGTTGGATACCCTGAAGTAGGAATAGGTTCTATTTTTATTGCAGAACGTGATAATTTTTTAATTTCTTCTGCAAACTGATACCATGTGCATTCTCCCTCGTTAGAATAATGATAAACTCCATAAGCCTGTATATCATTTTGAACTATAGTGAGTATGGCATCTGCCAAATCTAAAGCATTGGTAGGAGAACCTAATTGATCATTAATAACGTTAACTTCTTCTCTTTCTTTAAACAATTTCAACATGGTTTTAACGAAGTTATGACCAAAGGGAGAGTATAGCCATGCAGTTCGCAAAATATATGTTTTCGGATTGTATTCCAAAGCAAATTTTTCTCCTGATAATTTAGTTTTACCATATACTCCGAGTGGTCCTACAGGATCATCTTCTTTTCGTGGAGTAGATTCATTTCCGGAAAAAACATAATCTGTTGAAATTTGAATAAATGTCGCTTTTTGTGCAGCACTTGCTTTAGCCAGATATTTTACTGCTTCTGCATTTAATTTTTCTGCTATTTGTTGATCTGATTCTGCACGATCAACTGCCGTATAAGCGGCACAATTTATTACGTAATCAAATTTATTTGAAAAAAAATACGTTTTAACAAACATTTCATCCATAATATCTAATTCCTGAACGTCTGTAAAAACAAAAGTACTTTCCGCAATTGGTTTTTCTTTGATTTTTTGTTTAAGAGACATACCCAGCTGGCCGTCTCCTCCTGTAACTAATATTCTTTTCATTTTAGTTCAACCGGGTTTAGTTTATCAAATGTAATTGCCTGTAAATCTTTTTCCGATAATACTTCTTTACCTTTTTCTATTTTCCAGTCAATATTTAAATAGGTGTCTAAAGGATTTATCCCCATTTCACTTTCTTTATGGTAATAGCCTTCACACTTATATGCAAATATAACGGTTTCTGAAAGTACTGAAAAACCATGTAAAAATCCTTTGGGTATAAATAGCTGTTTTTTATTTTCTGACGATAGTTCTACAGCAATGTGCTGACCAAAGGTTGGCGAATTTTTTCTTACATCTACTGCTACATCAATGACCTTTCCTTCCAAAACATACACCAGCTTAGATTGGGCAAATGGAGGTAATTGCTGATGTAAACCTCTTATAACCCCATAACTGGATTTTGAAAGATTGTCTTGGACAAATACTGGTTTTAGGCCTGTAACCTTGTTAAATCGTTCTTGATTAAAGGTTTCCATAAAAAATCCACGTGAATCTTCATAAAATGCAGGTTCAATTATAAAACATCCTTCTAAGGGAGTATCAACAATATTCATTTACTTGTTCAGATTTAATTTATTTAAATTTCGTAAACTGTTAACCCTATCTTCAAATAAATGCTCTGGTATATCTACATTAATATTATGAAATAAATCCATAAAATATTCCGGCTGATCTTCAGATTTACGACTTGTTAAATTAAAATAGATTGACGTTAACCATAATACTGCATGTATAACGGTTTTATCCTTATTACACATTAGAATTTCTACGGTGTTGGTTCTATCAGAGAATTTAACTATTTTACTTGTAATTGTAACTTCCTGATTAAATTTAACTTCCTTAATATAAGCTATCTGATTTTGTAATGCAACCCACAAACGGCCGGTTTTTTTAGATTGTTCAAAATTATCTATCTGATAATATTCAAGACAATGATCTTCGCGAGCATTTAGCATATAATCAAAATAACGAATATTGGAAAGATGACCAATCGGATCACAATCCATAAAACGTACTTTATGCAGAGATTCGGGTTCTTTAATTAACATATTTTTGTAAACTATAATTTCAGCACACAAATATAACCGTTTTTGCCATACCTAAATTATTATTTCAATGATAAAACTCAATGTAAGTATTTGAACTTAGAAACAAAAATCCTATTTCTCTTAAAATTAATTACCTTTGCAAAAATTATATACAGTTTATATGGCCAACATAATAGCATTAGTAGGAAGACCCAATGTAGGTAAATCGACTCTTTTTAACCGTTTATTACAAAAGAGAGAAGCTATTGTTGATAGTGTAGCCGGGGTAACCCGTGATCGTCATTACGGAAAAAGTGATTGGAACGGTGTCGATTTCTCAGTAATTGATACCGGTGGATATATTGTTGGTTCTGAAGACGTATTTGAAGAGGAAATCAGAAAGCAGGTAGAGCTTGCTATAGAAGAGGCTTCTGCTATTGTTTTTCTGGTTGACGTTACTGAAGGAATTACTGAAATGGACCAAGAGGTTTCAAGTCTTTTACGAAGGACTGATAAACCTGTTTTTCTGGTTGTAAACAAAGTTGATAACGCAATGTTAGAAAATGATGCCATGGAATTTTACAGCCTGGGTTTTGATAAATATTATACGATTTCCGGAATGACGGGAAGCGGAACCGGAGATCTGCTGGATGACATTATACCTACTTTTAAAGAAATTGAATATGTAGATCCTTTTGAAGGATTACCTAAAATAACTATTGCGGGAAGGCCAAATGTCGGGAAATCTACTCTGACAAATGCTTTACTGGAAAATGACAGAAATATAGTTACCGATATAGCGGGTACAACCAGAGATAGTATAGAGACTTTATACGATAAATTCGGATACAAATTTGTTCTTATAGATACTGCAGGAATGCGTAAAAAAAACAGAGTAAGTGAGGATTTGGAATTTTACTCAGTTATGCGTTCTATACGTTCTATTGAGGATTCTGATATAGTTATTTTAATGACGGATGCTACCCAGGGTTGGGAAAAACAGGATATGAATATTCTTCATCTGGCACAAAAATCCAGGAAAGGTATTGTAATTGTTGTTAACAAATGGGATTTAGTTGAGAAGGAAACGAATACACTTAAGCAATACGAAAATTATATTCGTGAAAAACTAGCTCCTTTTTCTGATGTTCCTATCATTTTTACATCTGCAATAACCAAACAGCGGGTATTTAAAACTGTGGAAACCGCTATGAAAGTATTTGAAAACAGAGCAAGAAGAGTAAAAACCAGTCAGCTTAATGAGATTATGCTTCCTATAATTGAGTCTACTCCACCTCCAAGTATTAAAGGAAAGTATATTAAAATTAAATATTGTACCCAGCTTCCTACTAAAACTCCTCAATTTGCTTTCTTTGCAAATCTACCTCAATACATTAAAGAACCGTACAAAAGATTTGTTGAAAATAAATTACGCCAACATTTTGATTTTACCGGAGTTCCTATTGAAATATATTTCAGACAGAAATAAACTTTACTCTTAATTTTTGACTATATAAAACATATAAAAACATAAAAAAAGACGGTAAAGAAATTCTACCGTCTTTTTTTATGTTTTTATTACTAATATAATAATTTAAAAAAGGGTTATTTATAAATCTCCCGGATGCTTAACTGCATTTTTGATTCTGGAAGAAGGTAAATAAATTTGTAGACCCAGTGCAAAAGTAATATCATGCTGATAACCTGTGTTTCCACCTCCGGCTAAACCTTGATATTTTACAAGTGCTTCAAGTCCTACGTTAGGTGTAATAAAGTAAGAATAACCAGGTCCGAATCCAAAGCCGAATCCGTTAGTAGTAGGTTCTCTTTTTTGACTAGCTCCCTCAAAACCAGCATTTGCTTCAAAGAAAAAACGTCCGTGTTTAAGCAGGTTGTTAATATCCTCTTTACTAGCGTAGTAACGCCCGAAAGCACCTACTCCGTAACCAGTTCTGGTTGTGCTACCAGTTCCCTGTTTAGAGATATTCAAATTAACGTAACCACCGACAGCCAGATTATCTTTAATAAAATACCCTGCTTTTGGAGTAACACCTATACTCCATGCTTGTCCTTTTTTCAATCCAAAGTCCATATTAGTGATAGAACCTCCCCACATAACATTTCCTTGTTGAATTTGCGCCTGTACCAGGTTATAGCTTCCCATTACAAAAAACATAATCAATGGTAAAAAATGTTTAATTTTACTCATAATATTTTATAATTTTAATTTATACAATTATAAATAAGAAAATACCATGCCAACTTATAATATTCAGTAAATAAAATAAATATTAATTTTTACTATTCTTTTTTCTAATTAAGTTTGGCAAAAACTATCAGAATTTCATTAATATAACAACTTATAAAAAAAAGCGACTCAATGAGTCGCTTTTTTAAATATTTTGATTTCTGTTTAGAATGGGTACTCAAATAATTCACTTTCGTGATAATATGGGTTTCCTTTTGCTTCAAGATTTAATTTACTAATAGCTGTCATAACTGTAAATATAAATAATCCTAAAACAAATATAAATGAACCTATTTCTAATAAACCTATATTCCAGAATGCACCTACCGTACCTGGCATAATAATATTGAAGAAATCCATATAATGTCCAAAAATAACAACACAAGCCATAATAGGAACAATTACAAAATTCCTTTTTACCTTACTACTTACTAGGATTAGGAATGGTAAAACCAAATTAGGAATTAACATGGTGAAATAAGTCTGACTGTAAAGCTTGTATCTTCCAAAGAAATAGTTGGCTTCTTCTGCTATATTTGCATACCAATAAAGCATGTACTGTGCAAACCAAAGGTAAGACCATAGTAAACTAAATCCGAATAAAAATTTAGTTAAGTCATGCATATGATTATCATTAAATGCAGGAAGATTTCCTTTTTTCTTCAAATATATTGATATAATCAGCATAACCGCTACGGATGATACCAAACAGCTTATCATCGTGTACCACATATATAGGGTTGAATACCAGTGCGGATCTATTGACATTAACCAATCCCATGCCCAACAAGCAGAAGCTAGGGCAAAGAAAACTATAAATCCAACACTCCAGTTATAAACTTTTTTATGATCTGCAATTGCTTTAGTTTCGTCCAGTTTTCTTGTTAATGACTTAATTTTCCATAAAAAGAATATTGAACCCGCAATATAAATTAATGTTCTTATTACAAAAGAAAATCTGTTTAAGAAAGGTTCTTTTGACTTTATTAGCAAATCAAAATGTGAAGATTTAGGATCTGTTAAAGCCGGATCCATCCAGTGATATAAATGATTTAACCCTCCATGCTCACCTCCATAGGATGAAAGAATAATAAAAATTACCATTAATATGCCTCCCACAGGAATAAAGGAAGCCACTCCTTCCATTACTCTGATCACAACCATTGACCAGGCTGCCTGTCCCGCATGTTGAACTGATGCAAAAAACAAGGCGGTTGCAGAAATTCCAAAAAACAACATTAATGGAACGAAAAATGCTGCCCAAGGCCGGTTATGAACCTGTACAAGCGCATGCTCCATATGTTCTTCAGAATGAGGTTCATCATGAAGATATGCGGAATTCATAGGTTGAGCATTCGCTATAGCTTCATTCTGGCTTATAATAAGTTCTATGTCTTTATGATCTATATTAGAGTTTTGATAATAACCAATTCCAAAGGCTATTAATCCTACTACGATTAATACTATGGATGTTAATTTAAGTCTTGATGAAAATGTATATCTCATAGTTTTATTTTTGTTCTGTTGATTGTTCTGTTTTCGGGGCTTGCTGACCTCCTTTAAACTCATTGATTACATACTCTGCAACTCTCCATCTGTCACCAGGCAAAAGCTGTCCGGCATAAGATCCCATTGCATTTCTTCCATGTTCAATAACATAATAAACAGACCCAACAGTTATTACTCTATCTTTATAATTAGGAACTCCTGAATAAGCGCCTGATTGTACAATATTTCCCTGTCCGTCTCCAGCAGTTCCGTGACATGCAGAACACGTCTTTACGTATAAATCTTTTCCTCTTGCTAAATCTTTTTCTCTGTTATCTGGATTTAAAGGAGATTTTAAAATTTGTTTTGATGCATCATATCCTTCCGGTGTATTGGGCAGTTCCATAGGTAAAACTCCTTCCGGATTTCGGGAAATAGAACCCGGCACCGGAGCCAATGCGGTTGCTCCTGATTGTTTTGAAAACAAAGGCACTGTTGTACTTTGTTCACCGTAAGCGACTACTGCTTCCTGATAAGGATCATAAGCCACCGGATAATACATATCTGGAAAATAAACTATACTCGGCTGTTTTTTACTACATGACGCAATAATCAAGCTACCAGTTACAGCTATTAAAATATATTTAGTCAACTTTTTCATCTTCAACTTTTTTAACAGTTATTTCTTCAACTCCTGTAGCTATAAGAATTTCCTTAGCTTTCTCGTAATCCTGATTAGTTAATTCAACCAAAAATTTATCATCGGTTGTTCTTGGATCCGGATTCTGAGCTTTTTGCCCCGGAAAATGTTTATTTAAAACCAAATAAGTTATAGACATAAGGTGGGCCGCAAAAAACACTGTTAACTCAAACATGATTGGAATAAACGCTGGTACGTTTTCTCCCCAGCTAAAACTTGGTTTCCCTCCTATGTTCTGAGCCCAGTCATGATTCATGGTATACCAGGTTAATAAACCTGCAACAGTAATACCTATTGATCCATAAAGAAATGCAAATTCCGACATTCGGGATTCTTTAAGTCCCATGGCTTTGTCTAGCCCGTGTACCGGGAAAGGCGTATATACTTCTTCTATCTGAATTCCTTTTTCACGAAGTTGTTTTACTCCATCTAACAAGAGATCATCATCTCCGTATAAACCGTATATTATTGTCTTAGTGGTGTTCATGTTCTGAATGATGTTTTTTATGACCTTCACTTGATGATTTTACAATAGTCTTAAGCTCAGCTTGTGCTATCACAGGGAATGTTCTTGCGTATAATAAATATAATACCGAGAAAAATCCAATAGTTCCTACGAAAATACCTACATCAACAAATGAAGGCTGGAACATAGTCCATGAAGATGGTAAATAATCTCTTGAAAGATTAATAACGATGATATCAAATCTTTCAAACCACATTCCGACATTAATAACTATTGAAACGATAAATGTCCAAAGGAAATTCCTTCTTAATCCTTTTATCCAAAGACTAGCAGGTATTAATACATTACACAAAATCAATAACCAGAATGCCCACCAGTAAGGACCGGTTGCTGCACCGATTGAAAAATAAGTAAAATCTTCATATCTGCTTCCTGAGTACCAACCGATAAAAAACTCGGTAATATAAGCTACGGTCACCATTCCTCCGGTAACAACAATAACTATATTCATGTACTCAATATGTTTAATCGTAATATAATCTTCTAAATGACATACTTTACGAGCAACACTCAAAAGAGTCTGTACCATTGCAAAACCAGAGAAAATAGCCCCGGCTACGAAATATGGTGGATATACGGTGGAGTGCCATCCTTTTATAACGGATGTAGCGAAGTCAAATGATACAATGGTATGCACGGAAAATACTAACGGTGTAGCTAAACCGGCCAAAACCAAAGACACTTCTTCAAATCGCTGCCAATGTTTGGCTTTACCTCCCCACCCAAAACTTAATATACTATATATTTTTTTTGTAATTGGTTTAACAGCTCTATCTCTGACCATAGCAAAGTCAGGAATTAATCCTATATACCAGAAAACAACAGATACAGAAAAGTATGTACTGATAGCAAATACGTCCCATAACAACGGAGAATTAAAGTTGATCCATAATGATCCGAATTGGTTGGGAATAGGAAATACAAAATACATAAGCCAAGGTCTTCCCATGTGAATTACCGGGAAAAGTGCAGCCTGAATAACTGCAAAAATAGTCATAGCTTCCGCTGAACGGTTAATTGACATTCTCCATTTTTGACGGAAAAGTAACAACACTGCAGAGATAAGGGTTCCTGCATGCCCGATACCTACCCACCATACAAAGTTGGTAATATCCCAACCCCAGTTTGTAGTTCGGTTTAGCCCCCATACCCCTATACCTGTACCGACAGTATAGGCTATACAACCTACTCCGTAGATAAATGCAACTAATGCTATATAGAAAGAAAACCACCACAATTTTCCGGCTTTACTCTCAATAGGTCTGGCTATATCTTCCGTAATATCATGATAGGATTTATCTCCTAAAATTAACGGCTCGCGAATAGGTGCTTCGTAATGTCCTGACATAGTAACTTTCTTAATATTTTATGATTCTTTTCTGTTTCTTACTTTATACTGATAGAACACATTCGGCTTGGTTCCAACTTCTTCTAATAATACATACTTTCTTTTATCCTTAGATAATTTAAGTATCTCTGAATTTGGATCATTCATGTCACCAAATTTAATAGCTCCTGTAGAACATGCAGTTGAACAAGCCACCTGGAATTCTCCGTCCTCTACTCTTCTTCCTTGTTTTTTAGCTTCAAGAATTGTTGATTGTGTCATTTGAATACACATAGAACATTTTTCCATAACCCCCCGTGAACGAACCACTACATCAGGATTAAGAACCATACGCCCTAGATCGTTATTCATATTGTAATCAAACTTATCATTTAAAGCATAGTTAAACCAGTTAAATCTACGTACTTTATATGGACAGTTGTTAGCACAATATCTTGTACCAACACATCGGTTGTAAGCCATTTGGTTTTGCCCCTGTTTTCCATGTGAAGTTGCTGCTACCGGACAAACGGTTTCACAAGGCGCATGGTTACAATGCTGACACATAACCGGCTGAAAAATTACATCCGGATTGGTTGGATGAGGATCTATAAGTTCTTTATACATAGGAACCTGATCCAAGTTTTCCAGAATTTCCTGCTTTTGTTCAATTTTCTTTTTAGATGAGTAATATCTATCAATACGTAGCCAATACATATCTCTTGACATTCTCATTTCTTCTTTTCCTACTACCGGCACATTATTTTCTGCCTGGCAAGCAATAATACAAGAACCACAACCTGTACATGCATTTAAATCAACTGATAGATTGAAATGAGGTCCATCGGTACTGTCATAATCTCTCCAAAGGTCTATCTTTCCAATCGGCATTTCTCCAACATAAGTCTGCATAGACATTTGAGGATTCCATTCTTTCGAATCTGTATTCAAGTAGGTATCTAATGGAACTTCTCTCGCTATTTCATACCTTCCCATTAAGGTACCTTGCATCTGCATAGAGGCAAATTCATGCATTCCCTCAGCAGGCTTTATTTCCACACTGTATTGTGAAAAATTTGACTTATAATAAGCCGGATAAGCATTAATTCCGGTTTGACCGACTTTTCCTGATTTTGCCTGTCCGTATCCTATGGCTAATCCTACAGAACCATGTGCCTGTCCTGGTTGAATAAATACGGGAATACTTTTAATTACTTCTTTTCCGTTAATGGTTAAATTAACTAAAGAACCATCTAACTGCATTCTTCCGTTTACTTTATTTTTAATTCCTAATTTTTTAGCGTCTTCTTCAGAAATAGTTAGATAGTTGTCCCAAGCTATTCTTGAAATAGGATCTGGTAATTCCTGTAACCAAGGATTATTGGCCTGTGTTCCATCTCCTATAGCTGTTTTTGTATATAAATTTAGTTCTAAATTACCCGCTTTTATAGAAGAAAGTGCAGATAAAGCTTTTTGAGCATCTCCACCACTAGCGGTTAATGATATACTTTCTGATGTTTCGTTGTATCCATTATATAAAGCCTGATTAAAGCTATATCCTAACATACCTCCTAGTTGAGATTGCCAGAATTGTTTTAAAAAGGTATAATATGCATTCGTTTGTACCGGTGTTGCGGTAGCTGTAGTATATGCGGAGTTAAACTGTGTAGTTCCATCTGCACTTACTGATGAAGCAGCTATTGACACAGAATCGTTTGAAGTAGAATCTGAAGTGATTTTATTAGCTTCGGAAATGGATGAAATATTTTTTGCCGGCTGATTTTTCCATATTAGAAGTGAATCTTGAAACTGGCGAGTATCAAAAATTCTCTGTATTGTCGGCTGTGATAACAAATAAACTCCTGTAGCTGGATTCAAATCTCCCCATGATTCTAACCAATGAGGAACCGGAGCTAATGCTTTTGCTGTTGAAGCTGTTTCATTTGCATATTCTGTTAATGATACTGAACATGGTATTTTAGTTAACAATTGAGTTAACTTAGCACTGTCATAATAAGAATAAACAGGATTTGTATTAAAGTTTAATAAAACACCTACCTGTCCAGATGACATCCAATTTACAAATTCTTCAAATCTGGTGTCATCAGATTCTTTACTTAAAAGAACTTTATCTTTTCTAATAACTTCAGAGTTTATTTTCTGATTAATCAGATTAGCCAACACATATGAAGATTTATCTCCTTCAGCAAAAACAACAGCTTTTGAACCTTTTGCTTTTAACAAGTCCGCAATTTTTTTTGCATTTGCATCGGTTGATACACCATCGATAGCTTTATAAACTTCTGCTAAAAATTTTTGTACGGCAGAAGGTTTTAAAGGAATTCTTTCATCTGAATTAGCCCCTGATAAGCTTAAATTTGATTCAATTTGAATATGTTTAAGCATATTCTGGCCCGGAGTTTTCGCTTTCGCATATCCTTCTTCTAAATGCCCTCCATTCCAGTCATTTAGAAAATCTGCTCCAAATGATACCAATAATTCGGCTTTGGAGAGATCATATATAGGTAATGCACGAACCCCGAAAACCTCCTGAGCTGCATCTAGTGCAGGTGCGTATGATACTGAATCGTATACTACATGCTCAGTAGTCGGATATTCGGCTTTAAAA contains these protein-coding regions:
- the rfbD gene encoding dTDP-4-dehydrorhamnose reductase; translated protein: MKRILVTGGDGQLGMSLKQKIKEKPIAESTFVFTDVQELDIMDEMFVKTYFFSNKFDYVINCAAYTAVDRAESDQQIAEKLNAEAVKYLAKASAAQKATFIQISTDYVFSGNESTPRKEDDPVGPLGVYGKTKLSGEKFALEYNPKTYILRTAWLYSPFGHNFVKTMLKLFKEREEVNVINDQLGSPTNALDLADAILTIVQNDIQAYGVYHYSNEGECTWYQFAEEIKKLSRSAIKIEPIPTSGYPTPAERPKYSLLDKTKIKTTFGVSVPDWKESLKSIL
- the rfbC gene encoding dTDP-4-dehydrorhamnose 3,5-epimerase, which codes for MNIVDTPLEGCFIIEPAFYEDSRGFFMETFNQERFNKVTGLKPVFVQDNLSKSSYGVIRGLHQQLPPFAQSKLVYVLEGKVIDVAVDVRKNSPTFGQHIAVELSSENKKQLFIPKGFLHGFSVLSETVIFAYKCEGYYHKESEMGINPLDTYLNIDWKIEKGKEVLSEKDLQAITFDKLNPVELK
- a CDS encoding acyl-CoA thioesterase, which translates into the protein MLIKEPESLHKVRFMDCDPIGHLSNIRYFDYMLNAREDHCLEYYQIDNFEQSKKTGRLWVALQNQIAYIKEVKFNQEVTITSKIVKFSDRTNTVEILMCNKDKTVIHAVLWLTSIYFNLTSRKSEDQPEYFMDLFHNINVDIPEHLFEDRVNSLRNLNKLNLNK
- the der gene encoding ribosome biogenesis GTPase Der, with protein sequence MANIIALVGRPNVGKSTLFNRLLQKREAIVDSVAGVTRDRHYGKSDWNGVDFSVIDTGGYIVGSEDVFEEEIRKQVELAIEEASAIVFLVDVTEGITEMDQEVSSLLRRTDKPVFLVVNKVDNAMLENDAMEFYSLGFDKYYTISGMTGSGTGDLLDDIIPTFKEIEYVDPFEGLPKITIAGRPNVGKSTLTNALLENDRNIVTDIAGTTRDSIETLYDKFGYKFVLIDTAGMRKKNRVSEDLEFYSVMRSIRSIEDSDIVILMTDATQGWEKQDMNILHLAQKSRKGIVIVVNKWDLVEKETNTLKQYENYIREKLAPFSDVPIIFTSAITKQRVFKTVETAMKVFENRARRVKTSQLNEIMLPIIESTPPPSIKGKYIKIKYCTQLPTKTPQFAFFANLPQYIKEPYKRFVENKLRQHFDFTGVPIEIYFRQK
- a CDS encoding quinol:cytochrome C oxidoreductase, which gives rise to MRYTFSSRLKLTSIVLIVVGLIAFGIGYYQNSNIDHKDIELIISQNEAIANAQPMNSAYLHDEPHSEEHMEHALVQVHNRPWAAFFVPLMLFFGISATALFFASVQHAGQAAWSMVVIRVMEGVASFIPVGGILMVIFIILSSYGGEHGGLNHLYHWMDPALTDPKSSHFDLLIKSKEPFLNRFSFVIRTLIYIAGSIFFLWKIKSLTRKLDETKAIADHKKVYNWSVGFIVFFALASACWAWDWLMSIDPHWYSTLYMWYTMISCLVSSVAVMLIISIYLKKKGNLPAFNDNHMHDLTKFLFGFSLLWSYLWFAQYMLYWYANIAEEANYFFGRYKLYSQTYFTMLIPNLVLPFLILVSSKVKRNFVIVPIMACVVIFGHYMDFFNIIMPGTVGAFWNIGLLEIGSFIFVLGLFIFTVMTAISKLNLEAKGNPYYHESELFEYPF
- a CDS encoding c-type cytochrome, whose translation is MKKLTKYILIAVTGSLIIASCSKKQPSIVYFPDMYYPVAYDPYQEAVVAYGEQSTTVPLFSKQSGATALAPVPGSISRNPEGVLPMELPNTPEGYDASKQILKSPLNPDNREKDLARGKDLYVKTCSACHGTAGDGQGNIVQSGAYSGVPNYKDRVITVGSVYYVIEHGRNAMGSYAGQLLPGDRWRVAEYVINEFKGGQQAPKTEQSTEQK
- a CDS encoding DUF3341 domain-containing protein, which produces MNTTKTIIYGLYGDDDLLLDGVKQLREKGIQIEEVYTPFPVHGLDKAMGLKESRMSEFAFLYGSIGITVAGLLTWYTMNHDWAQNIGGKPSFSWGENVPAFIPIMFELTVFFAAHLMSITYLVLNKHFPGQKAQNPDPRTTDDKFLVELTNQDYEKAKEILIATGVEEITVKKVEDEKVD